Within the Metasolibacillus fluoroglycofenilyticus genome, the region ATGAACGCTTTTAGTGAGGATATGCTAACGAGATGGATTCGGGCACTTGAAACGGTGCGCGACGATGAGGCAATTCGTGTGCTAGTCGTTAAGGGCAATGGCAAATGCTTCTGCGCAGGTGGTGATATTAAAGCGATGGCAGCAGGCAAAGGCTTTTTTGACAGTGAGGACGACATTACATCGACAGCGCTCGCCCGCAAAAATTCTTTATGGAAGCGCGTACAGCGTGTGCCACTGCTTTTAGAGGAAATTGATAAGCCAGTCATTGCCCAAGTGCATGGCTTTGCATTTGGTGCAGGGCTTGATATGGCTTTAATGTGTGACATTCGTATTGTCGCACAGTCGACGAAATTTTCGGAGAGCTATGTCAATGTTGGGATTGTGCCGGGAGACGGTGGCGCGTACTTTTTACCAAAGTTAGTAGGGATTGATAAAGCATTAGATATGTTATGGACAGCACGTGTACTGTCAGCGTATGAGGCAAAGGAGGCGGGACTTGTCACATTCGTTGTGCCAGATGAAGAACTTGAACAATATACGCGAAGCTATGCAGAAAAGCTTGCGAATGGACCGACAACCGCCATTCAATTTATTAAGCGCGCAGTATACCAAAGCCAAACAATGTCCTTACGCTCATCTCTAGACTATATTTCCTCGCAAATGGGGCTCGTTACAGAGCTTGCTGATTTTAAGGAGGGCGTGCAGGCCGTTGTGGAGAAGCGCAAGCCAAAGTTTACAGAGTGAGGAGGAAGGGCTGTAGGATTATCCTATAGCCTTTATATGAATGAAGTTTATAATCAATAATCAAGCAAATCGAGTCGTTGTCGTACTCCATGAAATATATGGTATTAATCGTCATATCCAATCATATGCACAGCGTTTAAGCCAGATGGGCTTTGATGTAGTATGCCCGAATATGTTGCAAGACGACAATGTTTTTCCATATGAACAGGAACAACAAGCTTACTACAATTTTATGGAGCATATAGGCATTGAGCAAGCAGCACAGCAAATTAAAATACTATTAGAGGAACTCATGCAAAAATATGAAGCAGTATATATAATGGGTTTTAGTATCGGGGCGACAGTGGCATGGTTATGTAGCGAATTAAACGGAATTCAGCATATTATCGGTTATTATGGCTCACGTATCCGCAGTTACCTAGATATCACACCACATTGTCCAGTGACATTATTTTACGGAAATGAAGAAAAATCATTTGATGTAAAGATTTTGATTGAAGCTTTACGGAAAAAAGAAGTGCGGGTGTTTGTGTTTGAAGGAGCACATGGCTTTGCGGATAAATGTGCGGATGCTTATAATGAAAATTCTAGTCAGCAAGCATCGCAGAAGACGGCATATATTTTAGATAAGGCCTAAAGATAATAGTAAAAACAGCTATTGAAAATAATGTTTTCAATAGCTGTTTTGGATACATCATTCATTTTATCAAACCGTCTTCTATTATATTTTATATAATAATGTATCTGTCTGGAAGCAGCTTGATTCGAATACCGCTTTACTTTTGTTATCTAAATTTAATAAAATCGAATGAGAGTTTTGTAATATAGTTCGAGCTTTGTAGATAAAATTCGCTATTTATTAAGCAAATTATCCTTCACCTCTAGTCCCGAATGGAATTTCTACACAAAAGGCAGCCATCTTCTATAATTTATAATTGAGTTTCCAAATATTCCTCCATATCAAGCACCTCAATAACATTCGACCAATGCAATACAGTTCCGACGAAATCTCGGATATCTAAGCCAGTCATTTCATAGGTGTTGGCGTTGTTTACTGTATTTGTAGCATCCTCGATAAATGTTGTGCGGAACCCGCGGTCATAAGCCGCAATCGCTGTAAATTGACAGCAAAACTCCGTATTAAAGCCTGAGATATATACATGCTCAATATTTAAACTTGCTAACAGCTCTTGCAAGTTTGTTTGATAAAAAGCACTTGGTGTTTGCTTAACAACAAGATGCTCAATATATGGCTGAAAGCGTGCAATAATATCAGCCCCTTTTCCTGCATGGTGGAGCACACTTTCTTTGGCATTATCGGTATGCTGAATGAAAATAACAGGTTTTTGCTGTTCTTGAAATGCTTGAATCAATTTTTCGATATTCGCTAATGTATCATCACAGTGTGTGAGATTAACCAATCCATTTTGTACATCAATTACTAATAAAGCTTGCATATTGTTTCCTCCTCAAAATTGAATTTAAAATGAGGATGTAGTAAATGGTGGTGTTTTCATATAGTTGTTCTCTCCTTTATTAAGCAAAATATTGATAATAGACGCTTTTTGCCTGTTGTATGTCGGCAGTGCCATGCACGAAAACGCGCCCATCCTTAAATGCGGTGAGCTGATAACTTTCTACATTGAAGCTAATGAGAAAATCATTGAAATGTGTTATTTTCTCGGAAGTTAGCTGCTTTTTTAGCGCATATAAATCACGCATTTTATAAACAGGGCGAATTTGCACTGTGTCGCGACCACATAGTGAGGCGAATTTTGTTGTGGCATTGGGCTGCAAAAATGGATATGTTGGTTTTTCTCCGCATGTTGGGCAGGTTTGCTTTTTTAGTCCGTCCACCTTGACAGAGGAGAAGGTGTTTTGCCACACATCAATTGAAAAAACGCTTCCGCGCATCGCGGTTTCATTATTTGTTAAATATTTCAATGCCTCTGCTACTTGTAGAGCTGCTGTTACTTGTGAGGCAGAGGCTAAAATCCCTGCCGTGTCACAAGTTGGTCCTGTAGTAGGTAATCCACCCATTATACAGTGCAGGCAAGCAGTTTTTCCTGGCTTAATGAAAAAGGAAAGGCTGCTTGATGCAACGCACGCACCATAAATCCATGGAATCCTGTATTTATGAGCAATATCATTGATGATAAAACGAATATCGAAATTATCTGTACCGTCAATTATCAAATCAATAGATTGTGTTGCTAGTATATGCTCAAAAAGTTCGACATTGGCTTCCTCGTTATAAGCATGGATTGTCAATGTATGATTAATTTTCTGTAAGCGTCTTTTAGCGGCGGTCGCTTTTGGTAAACGGGCGGTCACATCGGCTTCACTGTATAGCATTTGACGCTGCAAATTAGATAAGTCGACGAAATCTCGGTCAATCAGCGAAATCTCACCAATCCCTGCCCGCACTAGCAAATCAGCAATTGTTGCACCAAGTGCTCCGACACCAACGATGAGGACATGCTTTTCAGCAAGAAGCGCTTGTCCAGTAGTGCCAATTGGGAGAAAGCGCTCCTGTCTTGAATAACGGCTCACCTGCTTATACCTTCTAATGGACTAGATGCTGTTGCATACATTTTTTTCGGTATGCGTCCAGCTTCAAAGCTTTCGCGTCCAGCAATAATTGCATGCTTCATAGCTGAAGCCATTTTTACAGGGTCTTTAGCTCCTGAGACAGCGGTATTTAATAATACGGCATCCGCGCCAAGCTCCATCGCCTGTGCCGCATCTGCAGCGGAACCAATACCAGCATCAACAATGACGGGCACCTTTGCTTGCTCGATAATAAAGGATAAATTAAGTGGATTGACGATTCCCATACCTGACCCGATAGGAGAAGCACCTGGCATAATAGCGTGACAGCCTAAATCTTGTAGGTGCTTTGCTAGCAACACATCATCGGAAGTGTATGGTAAGACGATAAAGCCTTGCTCCAATAGCATTTCTGTAGCACGTAATGTTTCTACAGGGTCCGGTAGTAATGTTTGATTACAGCCGATGATTTCGACCTTAACCATATCACATAAACCAGAGGCTTTCGCAAGGTTAGCGATGCGCACAGCCTCCTCTGCATTTTTCGCGCCTGCTGTATTTGGTAAGAGTGTATAGTTTTGTACATCGATTTTTTCTAAAAAATTTGGCTGTGTTGGTTCAAAAATATTCATACGACGCACAGCAAATGTTAAAATTTCTGTTTCAGATACTTCCACCGCTTCTTTCTGTGTAGCAAAATCTTTAAATTTCCCTGTGCCTAATAAGAGGCGTGAATTAAATTGATATGGTCCGATATGTAGCATGATTATCCTCCTCCTACAAATTGTACAATTTCGATATGGTCATCTGCTTTAATTTCCTTGCTGTCACGTTCCGCAGGCTGTAAGATTTCCGCGTTTACTTCAACAATGGCAAGCTCTTTATTGAGCTGTAAATGTTCTAGTAATTGGACAACAGTTGTAATAGATTGTGGTACTTCCATATTGTGACCGTTGACGTATAAGCGCAAAATGCACACCTCCTTTAAATCGTAAAGCGTTGCAATGAAAAAGGCGCTAACCGTTGCTTTGCTACGCTATCACCCAATAAGAATTGACTAAACAAAAGCCCAGTAATGGCACTTAATAAAATACCGTTGCGATAATGTCCTGTGCATATAAATAAATTGCTATATTGCGTAGTACCCATAATTGGAAGTCCGTCTATTGTTTGTGGCCGCACACCACACCAAGTTTCGACAATCTCAGCCTTCGTTAGTGATGGCATCATATGAATAGCTCGGGATAATAAAGAATAAATGCCACCGACAGTTACTGCATCATCTTCTAGCAGAGGATAGCTCGTAGCACCAATCAATATACGATTATTGTGCTTTGGTACGATATAACAGCCTTCTATTGAAAAAATGGTTGCCTTCGGTAGCTGTGCCGCTTTTACCATTAAGCATTCCCCTTTTACTGGGTGCACCGGGCAAGTAATATGAAGTTTGGCTGCAAGCTTCGCTGTCCAGGCACCCGCAGCCAAAACAGCTTGCTGAACAGCGTAGCGCTTAGAGGCTGTCTGGATATGTGTAACTTGTTGTTGCTTTTTCTCTATCGCAATAACTTCCTCTTCAATTATATTTGCGCCAAGCTTCTGTACAGCAAGTGCTAAAGCCTTTGTTAAATTTCTTGCATTTACTTGATGGTCCTCGTATATATGAAAGCCCTCTGTAATAGAATGACCCAATAAAGGTTCGTATTGCTGTAACTCTGTTTGATTTAGCCATTGTACAGAGGTAGGGCGGTCCTGATATAAAAATTGATACTGCTGCTGCAAATTTACTCTATCTTCCTCAGCAGCTGCAATTTTAATTAGCCCGGAAGGTAATAAACCAACTTCTTGCCCAGTTAAATGTAATAGCTCCTCGGCGAGTGCTTTGTGTAGCTCTCGACTTTCCAGTGCTAAATGATAAAGGGGCGAAGGTGTGTGAAATTCATTTTGACCACCAAGCATACCCCCAGCAGCGAGTGATGCTGTCGTTGTTTTTTCTGTATGGAAAATCGTCACAGGCTGTTGCTGTTTTAATAATTGATAGGCGATAGATAATCCAATAACCCCACCACCGATAATCGTAAAGCCTTGACACTTCATAAATTGCTCCCCTTAGTTAAAAAACATTGATATTGCGGCATAGCCCTGTGCGCCGACCTGCATCACTTGTTGTGCATTGCTGCTTGTTATACCACCGAGTGCAAGCACGGGTATTTTGACAGTACGGCATGTTTCAGCAAGTGCCTGAAGCCCTTGCGCTGGTACATTTGGTTTACAGGTTG harbors:
- a CDS encoding enoyl-CoA hydratase/isomerase family protein, with amino-acid sequence MADLLFDVQDGVATITLNRPEAMNAFSEDMLTRWIRALETVRDDEAIRVLVVKGNGKCFCAGGDIKAMAAGKGFFDSEDDITSTALARKNSLWKRVQRVPLLLEEIDKPVIAQVHGFAFGAGLDMALMCDIRIVAQSTKFSESYVNVGIVPGDGGAYFLPKLVGIDKALDMLWTARVLSAYEAKEAGLVTFVVPDEELEQYTRSYAEKLANGPTTAIQFIKRAVYQSQTMSLRSSLDYISSQMGLVTELADFKEGVQAVVEKRKPKFTE
- a CDS encoding dienelactone hydrolase family protein translates to MKFIINNQANRVVVVLHEIYGINRHIQSYAQRLSQMGFDVVCPNMLQDDNVFPYEQEQQAYYNFMEHIGIEQAAQQIKILLEELMQKYEAVYIMGFSIGATVAWLCSELNGIQHIIGYYGSRIRSYLDITPHCPVTLFYGNEEKSFDVKILIEALRKKEVRVFVFEGAHGFADKCADAYNENSSQQASQKTAYILDKA
- a CDS encoding isochorismatase family protein — encoded protein: MQALLVIDVQNGLVNLTHCDDTLANIEKLIQAFQEQQKPVIFIQHTDNAKESVLHHAGKGADIIARFQPYIEHLVVKQTPSAFYQTNLQELLASLNIEHVYISGFNTEFCCQFTAIAAYDRGFRTTFIEDATNTVNNANTYEMTGLDIRDFVGTVLHWSNVIEVLDMEEYLETQL
- a CDS encoding ThiF family adenylyltransferase → MSRYSRQERFLPIGTTGQALLAEKHVLIVGVGALGATIADLLVRAGIGEISLIDRDFVDLSNLQRQMLYSEADVTARLPKATAAKRRLQKINHTLTIHAYNEEANVELFEHILATQSIDLIIDGTDNFDIRFIINDIAHKYRIPWIYGACVASSSLSFFIKPGKTACLHCIMGGLPTTGPTCDTAGILASASQVTAALQVAEALKYLTNNETAMRGSVFSIDVWQNTFSSVKVDGLKKQTCPTCGEKPTYPFLQPNATTKFASLCGRDTVQIRPVYKMRDLYALKKQLTSEKITHFNDFLISFNVESYQLTAFKDGRVFVHGTADIQQAKSVYYQYFA
- a CDS encoding thiazole synthase, coding for MLHIGPYQFNSRLLLGTGKFKDFATQKEAVEVSETEILTFAVRRMNIFEPTQPNFLEKIDVQNYTLLPNTAGAKNAEEAVRIANLAKASGLCDMVKVEIIGCNQTLLPDPVETLRATEMLLEQGFIVLPYTSDDVLLAKHLQDLGCHAIMPGASPIGSGMGIVNPLNLSFIIEQAKVPVIVDAGIGSAADAAQAMELGADAVLLNTAVSGAKDPVKMASAMKHAIIAGRESFEAGRIPKKMYATASSPLEGISR
- the thiS gene encoding sulfur carrier protein ThiS encodes the protein MRLYVNGHNMEVPQSITTVVQLLEHLQLNKELAIVEVNAEILQPAERDSKEIKADDHIEIVQFVGGG
- the thiO gene encoding glycine oxidase ThiO; protein product: MKCQGFTIIGGGVIGLSIAYQLLKQQQPVTIFHTEKTTTASLAAGGMLGGQNEFHTPSPLYHLALESRELHKALAEELLHLTGQEVGLLPSGLIKIAAAEEDRVNLQQQYQFLYQDRPTSVQWLNQTELQQYEPLLGHSITEGFHIYEDHQVNARNLTKALALAVQKLGANIIEEEVIAIEKKQQQVTHIQTASKRYAVQQAVLAAGAWTAKLAAKLHITCPVHPVKGECLMVKAAQLPKATIFSIEGCYIVPKHNNRILIGATSYPLLEDDAVTVGGIYSLLSRAIHMMPSLTKAEIVETWCGVRPQTIDGLPIMGTTQYSNLFICTGHYRNGILLSAITGLLFSQFLLGDSVAKQRLAPFSLQRFTI